In Syngnathus acus chromosome 5, fSynAcu1.2, whole genome shotgun sequence, a genomic segment contains:
- the cacna1da gene encoding calcium channel, voltage-dependent, L type, alpha 1D subunit, a isoform X1, translated as MSANGPTPDTAPTAPEAPPTSTPAPALAPAPAPTPVPAPAAPAAPPAPPAPSTSTIPVGALAQKKRQQYAKSKKQGSNANSRPPRALFCLNLNNPIRRACISLVEWKPFDIFILIAIFANCMALAVYVPFPEDDSNSTNHDLETVEYAFLIIFTIETFLKIIAYGLVMHQNAYVRNGWNMLDFVIVVIGLFSVVLEILTKDEKADGEGEEPLPSMHGHGGKPGGFDVKALRAFRVLRPLRLVSGVPSLQVVLNSIIKAMVPLLHIALLVLFVIIIYAIIGLELFIGKMHATCYLPGTDMIAEEDAAPCAISGHGRQCPINGTECREGWQGPNGGITNFDNFLFAMLTVFQCITMEGWTDVLYWMNDAMGFELPWVYFVSLVIFGSFFVLNLVLGVLSGEFSKEREKAKARGDFQKLREKQQLEEDLKGYLDWITQAEDIDPDNEDEADEECKRNRVTLADLTEKKKGRFGWFSQSSDTHASVPASETESVNTENQNGEDEKTPCCGPLCQKISKSKFSRRWRRWNRFCRRKCRLAVKSVPFYWLVIILVFLNTLTISSEHYNQPLWLTQVQDVANKVLLALFTCEMLVKMYSLGLQAYFVSLFNRFDCFVVCGGITETILVELEIMSPLGISVFRCVRLLRIFKVTRHWQSLSNLVASLLNSMKSIASLLLLLFLFIIIFSLLGMQVFGGKFNFDETQTKRSTFDNFPQALLTVFQILTGEDWNAVMYDGIMAYGGPSSSGMILCFYFIILFICGNYILLNVFLAIAVDNLADAESLNTDEGDKKGDKKGEKDDKDEEEDNDDTAAEDEDPEVPAGPRPAISDLVKKEKITPIPEGSAFFIFSNTNPFRVFCHKLINHHIFTNLILVFIMLSSVSLAAEDPIRNFSARNIILGYFDYAFTAIFTVEIVLKVLGYADYVFTSMFTFEIILKMTTYGAFLHKGAFCRNYFNLLDLLVVGVSLVSFGIQSSAISVVKILRVLRVLRPLRAINRAKGLKHVVQCVFVAIRTIGNIMIVTTLLQFMFACIGVQLFKGKFYRCTDEAKSSPEECKGTYILYKDGDVNQPTIHKRVWHNSDFNFDNVLMAMMALFTVSTFEGWPALLYKAIDSNRENLGPIYNYRVEISIFFIIYIIIIAFFMMNIFVGFVIVTFQEQGEKEYKNCELDKNQRQCVEYALKARPLRRYIPKNPYQYKFWYVVNSTGFEYIMFVLIMLNTLCLAVQHYGQSALFNYVMDILNMVFTAVFTVEMVLKLIAFKPRHYFADAWNTFDALIVVGSVVDIAITEVNNTEDSARISITFFRLFRVMRLVKLLSRGEGIRTLLWTFIKSFQALPYVALLIAMLFFIYAVIGMQVFGKIAMVDGTHINRNNNFQTFPQAVLLLFRCATGEAWQEIMLACMPGKLCDPESDYNPGEEMTCGSGFAIIYFITFYMLCAFLIINLFVAVIMDNFDYLTRDWSILGPHHLDEFKRIWSEYDPEAKGRIKHLDVVTLLRRIQPPLGFGKLCPHRVACKRLVAMNMPLNSDGTVMFNATLFALVRTALKIKTEGNLEQANEELRAVIKKIWKRTSMKLLDQVVPPAGDDEVTVGKFYATFLIQDYFRKFKKRKEEGLVGAHPSQNSTAIALQAGLRTLHDIGPEIRRAISCDLQDDELIDFIPEEDEEIYRRNGGLFGNHLMNGGHRRSDGHQTNATQRPLQVQPPPHYAHMEQPVGRLSRANAMSHPNHRHHHHHHRHRHHNNSYGKSPKSTNINLNNANKSGLPNGGHHRYYEHAPPNGYPGHRGSYYDYEKGRTPQSQRRRYYETYVRSNGGDRRHPTICREEEVDEDRLSGEYFSGEEFYEDDSMLSGDRYQNSDTEYETPKGYHHPDSYYDDDEQPLYHDSRRSPKRRLLPATPEALHGHRRPSFNFECLRRQGSHDELPHQRTALPLHLMQHQVMAVAGLDSSRAHRLSPTRSTRSWATPPATPASKDQSPYYTPLIRVDHPHRDSTASSHVSVRKSSWYSDDPEFTQRTYSPIHLQVPPEYHSQYHQKRGSATSLVEAVLISEGLGRYAMDPKFVAATKHEIADACEMTIDEMESAASHLLNGGMAPVINGVNVFPLLTAGGFEMPDPAASYSDDEPEAEPRPSYEEDLADEMICITTL; from the exons gagaCAGTCGAGTATGCCTTCCTCATCATTTTCACAATTGAGACATTTCTGAAGATAATCGCTTACGGTTTGGTGATGCATCAAAACGCCTACGTGCGAAACGGTTGGAACATGCTGGATTTCGTCATTGTCGTCATTGG CCTCTTCAGTGTCGTCTTGGAGATTCTGACCAAAGATGAGAAGGCGGATGGCGAAGGAGAGGAACCCCTCCCATCCATGCACGGGCACGGCGGCAAACCTGGTGGATTTGACGTGAAAGCCCTTCGAGCCTTCCGTGTGCTGCGTCCCCTGCGGCTGGTCTCAGGAGTACCCA GTTTACAAGTGGTGTTGAACTCCATCATTAAAGCCATGGTCCCTCTTCTTCATATTGCCCTCCTGGTTTTGTTCGTTATCATCATCTATGCGATTATTGGCCTGGAGCTTTTCATCGGTAAAATGCACGCAACCTGCTACCTTCCTGGCACAG acATGATAGCAGAGGAGGATGCTGCTCCATGTGCGATCTCAGGTCACGGGCGGCAATGCCCCATTAATGGCACCGAATGCAGAGAAGGCTGGCAAGGCCCCAATGGCGGCATCACCAACTTTGACAACTTCCTATTTGCCATGTTGACGGTGTTTCAGTGCATCACCATGGAGGGTTGGACGGATGTGCTCTATTGG ATGAACGACGCTATGGGCTTTGAGCTTCCATGGGTGTACTTTGTCAGTCTCGTGATCTTCGGCTCTTTTTTCGTTCTTAACCTGGTTTTGGGTGTGTTGAGCGG AGAGTTCtccaaagagagagaaaaggccAAAGCTCGCGGAGACTTCCAGAAGCTGCGTGAGAAACAGCAGCTGGAAGAAGACCTTAAAGGTTACTTGGACTGGATCACTCAAGCTGAAGATATCGACCCTGACAATGAGGACGAGGCAGACGAGGAGTGTAAACGCAACC GGGTGACTCTGGCTGACCTCActgagaagaagaaaggaaGGTTTGGGTGGTTCAGCCAGTCGTCCGACACTCATG CAAGCGTTCCGGCCAGCGAAACCGAATCTGTGAACACAGAGAACCAAAATGGGGAGGATGAAAAGACGCCATGTTGCGGACCTCTTTG tcaaaaaatctcaaagtcaaagttcAG TCGGCGCTGGCGCCGCTGGAACAGGTTCTGCCGCAGAAAGTGCCGGTTGGCTGTCAAATCGGTGCCTTTCTATTGGCTGGTCATCATCCTGGTTTTCCTCAACACCCTCACCATATCATCAGAGCACTACAACCAACCTTTGTGGCTGACACAAGTGCAGG atgtgGCCAACAAGGTGCTGCTAGCCTTGTTCACTTGTGAGATGTTGGTGAAGATGTACAGTCTCGGCCTGCAGGCCTACTTTGTTTCCCTCTTCAACCGCTTCGACTGCTTTGTGGTGTGCGGCGGGATCACCGAGACCATCCTGGTGGAACTGGAGATCATGTCGCCTCTCGGGATCTCCGTGTTCCGCTGCGTGCGCCTGCTGAGGATTTTCAAGGTCACACG ccacTGGCAGTCACTCAGCAACTTGGTGGCTTCGCTCCTCAACTCCATGAAGTCCATCGCTTCcctactgctgctgctcttcctcttcatcatcatcttctccCTGCTGGGAATGCAGGTGTTTGGCGGGAAGTTCAACTTTGACGAGACCCAAACCAAGAGGAGCACCTTTGACAATTTTCCACAAGCGCTACTTACCGTCTTTCAG ATCTTGACTGGAGAAGACTGGAACGCTGTCATGTATGATGGCATCATGGCGTATGGAGGCCCTTCCTCTTCTGGGATGATTTTATGCTTTTACTTCATCATCCTCTTCATTTGCGGAAACT ACATCCTCCTGAATGTCTTCTTGGCCATTGCTGTGGACAACTTGGCAGATGCAGAGTCTCTCAACACAGATGAAGGAGATAAGAAAGG GGACAAAAAGGGCGAGAAAGATGACAAG gatgaagaggaggacaaTGACGACACGGCGGCGGAGGACGAAGATCCAGAAGTCCCAGCGGGACCTCGGCCGGCCATCTCCGACCTGGTCAAGAAAGAGAAGATTACTCCGATCCCAGAGGGAAGTGCCTTTTTTATCTTCAGCAACACGAACCC ATTTCGTGTGTTTTGCCACAAGCTCATCAATCACCACATCTTTACCAACCTCATCCTGGTGTTCATCATGCTCAGCTCCGTCTCGCTCGCCGCAGAGGATCCCATCCGAAACTTCTCCGCTCGTAATATT ATACTTGGTTACTTTGACTATGCTTTCACGGCTATCTTTACTGTTGAGATCGTTTTGAAG GTCCTAGGCTATGCAGATTATGTCTTCACTAGTATGTTTACATTTGAGATCATATTAAAG ATGACGACATACGGAGCTTTTCtccataaaggagctttctgCAGGAATTACTTCAACCTCCTCGACTTGTTAGTCGTGGGGGTGTCTTTAGTCTCCTTTGGCATACA GTCATCCGCCATCTCAGTGGTGAAGATTCTCAGGGTCCTTCGTGTCCTGAGACCCTTGAGAGCCATCAATCGAGCCAAAGGCCTGAAA CACgtggtgcagtgtgtgtttgtggccaTCAGAACCATCGGCAACATCATGATTGTCACCACTCTTCTCCAGTTTATGTTTGCCTGCATAGGAGTGCAGCTCTTCAAG GGAAAGTTCTATCGCTGCACAGATGAAGCCAAGTCTAGTCCAGAGGAGTGCAA AGGCACGTACATCCTTTATAAGGACGGCGACGTGAACCAGCCCACCATCCACAAACGAGTGTGGCACAACAGCGACTTCAATTTTGACAACGTGCTTATGGCCATGATGGCTCTCTTCACTGTGTCGACTTTTGAAGGCTGGCCAGC GTTACTCTACAAGGCAATCGACTCCAACAGGGAGAACCTGGGGCCCATTTACAACTACCGCGTGGAGATTTCCATCTTCTTCATCAtctacatcatcatcatcgccttcTTCATGATGAACATCTTTGTAGGTTTTGTGATCGTCACGTTTCAGGAGCAAGGAGAGAAGGAGTACAAAAACTGTGAGCTTGACAAGAACCAG CGTCAATGCGTGGAGTACGCCCTGAAGGCCCGTCCTTTGAGGAGGTACATCCCCAAGAACCCATATCAGTACAAGTTCTGGTATGTGGTCAACTCCACAGGCTTTGAGTACATCATGTTTGTGCTCATCATGCTAAACACACTCTGCTTGGCCGTACAG CACTACGGCCAGTCGGCGCTCTTTAACTATGTCATGGACATCCTCAACATGGTCTTCACTGCTGTTTTCACTGTGGAAATGGTTCTCAAGCTCATTGCTTTTAAACCCAGG CACTATTTCGCTGATGCTTGGAACACATTTGATGCCTTAATTGTCGTCGGTAGCGTCGTCGATATTGCGATCACTGAAGTGAAC AACACGGAAGACAGCGCCCGCATCTCCATCACTTTCTTCCGTCTCTTCCGAGTCATGCGGCTCGTCAAGCTGCTCAGCAGAGGGGAGGGCATCCGCACTCTTCTTTGGACCTTCATCAAATCCTTCCAG GCTCTGCCATACGTTGCTCTTCTGATAGCTATGCTGTTCTTCATCTATGCTGTCATCGGGATGCAG GTGTTTGGGAAAATCGCCATGGTGGATGGCACGCACATCAACAGAAACAATAACTTCCAGACCTTCCCTCAAGCCgtgctcctcctcttcag ATGTGCCACTGGAGAGGCGTGGCAAGAGATCATGTTGGCCTGCATGCCGGGGAAACTGTGTGACCCCGAGTCGGACTACAACCCCGGGGAGGAGATGACATGTGGCAGTGGATTTGCAATCATTTACTTCATCACCTTCTACATGCTCTGCGCCTTTTTG ATTATCAATTTGTTTGTGGCCGTCATCATGGACAACTTTGACTATTTGACACGGGATTGGTCCATTCTTGGTCCACATCACCTGGATGAATTCAAGAGAATTTGGTCCGAGTACGACCCGGAGGCTAA GGGAAGAATCAAACATCTAGACGTGGTAACACTTCTTCGTCGAATCCAGCCTCCTCTTGGCTTTGGTAAACTGTGTCCTCATCGAGTGGCTTGCAAG AGACTGGTGGCCATGAATATGCCTCTCAACAGTGATGGCACAGTCATGTTTAATGCTACTCTTTTTGCACTGGTGCGAACAGCCCTGAAGATAAAAACCGAAG GTAATCTGGAGCAGGCCAATGAGGAGCTTCGAGCCGTCATCAAAAAAATCTGGAAGAGAACCAGCATGAAGCTGCTGGATCAAGTGGTGCCGCCTGCTGGTG ATGATGAGGTAACGGTGGGGAAGTTCTATGCCACCTTCCTGATACAGGACTACTTTAGGAAATTCAAGAAACGTAAAGAGGAAGGCCTGGTGGGTGCACACCCGTCCCAGAACAGCACAGCTATCGCACTGCAG GCCGGCCTCCGCACTCTCCATGATATTGGGCCCGAAATTCGCCGAGCGATATCATGTGACCTGCAAGATGATGAACTAATAGACTTTATACCagaggaagacgaggaaataTATAGG CGTAACGGAGGACTATTTGGCAACCACCTGATGAACGGAGGTCACCGGCGATCCGACGGCCACCAGACCAACGCCACGCAGCGGCCGCTGCAGGTGCAACCGCCGCCTCACTACGCTCACATGGAGCAACCGGTGGGCCGGCTGTCTCGAGCCAACGCCATGTCCCACCCCAACCAccgtcaccaccaccaccatcaccgcCACCGTCATCACAACAACTCCTACGGCAAGTCGCCCAAATCCACCAACATCAACCTCAACAATGCCAACAAGTCCGGTTTACCCAACGGGGGGCACCACCGCTACTATGAACACGCCCCTCCCAATGGCTACCCGGGTCATCGCGGCTCCTACTATGATTATGAAAAGGGCCGGACGCCACAATCTCAAAG AAGGCGCTACTATGAGACCTATGTTAG GTCCAATGGTGGGGATAGACGCCACCCCACCATATGCAGAGAAGAGGAGGTGGATGAAGATCGTTTGTCTGGCGAGTATTTCAGCGGAGAAGAGTTTTATGAAGATGACAGCATGCTCTCGGGGGACAG GTACCAGAACAGCGATACAGAGTACGAGACTCCCAAAGGCTACCATCATCCCGACAGTTATTATGACGATGATGAGCAGCCCCTCTACCACGACTCGAGGAGATCACCAAAAAGACGTTTGCTCCCTGCCACACCTGAAGCTTTGCATG GTCACAGGAGGCCGTCTTTCAACTTTGAGTGTCTGCGCCGGCAGGGTAGCCACGATGAGCTTCCACATCAACGTACCGCTCTACCACTGCACCTTATGCAGCACCAG GTGATGGCCGTAGCAGGCCTGGACTCCAGCAGAGCCCACCGCCTCTCCCCAACACGCTCCACCCGCTCCTGGGCCACGCCCCCTGCCACCCCGGCCAGTAAAGACCAGTCACCGTACTACACCCCCCTCATCCGTGTCGACCACCCGCACAGGGATAGCACCGCCAGCAGCCACGTATCGGTGCGCAAAAGCTCCTGGTACTCGGATGACCCCGAGTTCACGCAGAGGACGTACTCGCCCATTCACCTGCAGGTGCCGCCCGAGTACCACAGCCAGTACCACCAGAAGCGAGGAAGCGCCACCAGCCTCGTTGAAGCc GTTTTGATATCAGAAGGCCTCGGAAGGTACGCCATGGATCCCAAGTTTGTCGCCGCCACCAAGCACGAGATAGCGGACGCCTGCGAGATGACGATAGATGAGATGGAGAGCGCGGCCAGCCACCTGCTGAACGGGGGCATGGCGCCGGTGATCAACGGGGTCAACGTCTTTCCTCTTCTGACCGCGGGGGGCTTTGAGATGCCGGACCCGGCGGCCAGCTACAGCGATGACGAACCCGAAGCGGAACCCAGGCCCTCCTATGAGGAGGACCTGGCTGACGAGATGATTTGCATCACAACTTTATAG